One genomic window of Mustela erminea isolate mMusErm1 chromosome 13, mMusErm1.Pri, whole genome shotgun sequence includes the following:
- the GLTP gene encoding glycolipid transfer protein produces MALLAEHLLKPLPADKQIETGPFLEAVSHLPPFFDCLGSPVFTPIKADISGNITKIKAVYDTNPAKFRTLQNILEVEKEMYGAEWPKVGATLALMWLKRGLRFIQVFLQSICDGERDENHPNLIRVNATKAYEMALKKYHGWIVQKIFQAALYAAPYKSDFLKALSKGQNVTEEECLEKVRLFLVNYTATIDVIYEMYTKMNAELNYKV; encoded by the exons ATGGCGCTGCTGGCGGAGCACCTGCTGAAGCCGCTGCCCGCGGACAAGCAGATCGAGACGGGGCCCTTCCTGGAGGCGGTGTCCCACCTGCCGCCCTTCTTCG ATTGCCTTGGGTCCCCAGTGTTTACTCCCATCAAGGCAGACATAAGCGGCAACATCACG AAAATCAAGGCGGTTTACGACACCAACCCAGCCAAGTTCCGGACCCTGCAGAATATCCTGGAGGTGGAGAAGGAAATGTATGGAGCAGAGTGGCCCAAAGTGGGAGCCACACTGGCGCTCATGTGGCTGAAAAG AGGCCTCCGCTTCATCCAGGTCTTCCTCCAGAGCATCTGTGACGGGGAGAGGGATGAGAATCACCCCAACCTCATCCGCGTCAACGCCACCAAGGCCTACGAGATGGCCCTTAAGAAGTACCATGGCTGGATCGTGCAGAAGATCTTCCAG GCAGCGCTGTATGCGGCTCCCTACAAGTCCGACTTCCTGAAAGCACTCTCCAAGGGGCAGAACGTGACGGAGGAGGAGTGCCTGGAGAAGGTCCGCCTCTTCCTGGTCAACTACACGGCCACCATTGACGTCATCTACGAGATGTACACCAAGATGAACGCCGAGCTCAACTACAAGGTGTAG